Proteins encoded by one window of Natronomonas salsuginis:
- a CDS encoding phosphopentomutase/phosphoglucosamine mutase codes for MDLFGTAGIRGDVRTKVSPSLAVAVGRAAAEDGPEFVIGRDGRESGDAIAAAVQSGLESGGADVVRIGQVPTPALAYASRGRRGIMITASHNPPSDNGLKLFVDGTEYDRSAERRVETRIESEPSPVEWDRWGSSTALDVLDDYRSDVVEYAREVAGDCDGTRVAIDCGNGVASPAAPSALSELGAHVVTLNANVDGHFPGRESKPTPESLEDLRAFVADGAFDLGIGHDGDGDRIVVVDSAGDVVHEDTVLAIVAEHYTRESDVSDPVVVTTPNASGRIDERVAAAGGRTKRVRLGALHEGIAAAESDGGTVVFAAEPWKHVHPAFGSWIDAIVSAAVVTGLVASHGLSNLRAPVQERPYRKVSLDCPDDSKERAMSRLESLLPEAFPDAEVNTEYGVRLTLPDASWTLVRPSGTEPYVRIYAESDDVDALVEAVSAQVERAVEDAS; via the coding sequence ATGGATCTGTTCGGGACCGCCGGCATTCGGGGAGACGTACGGACGAAGGTATCGCCGTCGCTCGCGGTGGCCGTCGGACGGGCGGCCGCCGAGGACGGCCCCGAGTTCGTCATTGGCCGCGACGGTCGCGAAAGCGGCGACGCGATCGCCGCCGCCGTTCAGTCGGGGCTCGAAAGCGGCGGCGCAGACGTGGTCCGAATCGGACAGGTGCCGACACCGGCGCTCGCGTACGCGAGTCGGGGACGCCGCGGGATCATGATCACGGCCAGTCACAACCCGCCGTCAGACAACGGGTTGAAGCTATTCGTCGACGGAACTGAGTACGATCGAAGCGCCGAGCGACGCGTCGAAACGCGAATCGAGTCGGAGCCGAGCCCCGTCGAGTGGGACCGGTGGGGCAGTTCGACTGCGCTCGACGTGCTCGACGACTACCGATCCGACGTCGTCGAGTACGCCCGCGAAGTCGCCGGGGACTGCGACGGCACTCGAGTCGCCATCGACTGCGGGAACGGCGTCGCGAGCCCCGCAGCGCCGAGCGCGCTGTCGGAACTCGGCGCGCACGTCGTCACGCTCAACGCCAACGTCGACGGTCACTTCCCCGGAAGGGAGTCGAAGCCGACGCCCGAAAGTCTCGAAGATCTCCGCGCGTTCGTCGCCGACGGCGCGTTCGATCTCGGGATCGGCCACGACGGCGACGGGGATCGCATCGTCGTCGTCGATTCGGCGGGCGACGTCGTCCACGAGGACACCGTCCTCGCTATCGTGGCCGAACACTACACCCGTGAGAGCGACGTGTCCGATCCGGTGGTGGTGACCACGCCGAACGCCTCCGGACGGATCGACGAACGCGTCGCGGCCGCGGGCGGCCGAACCAAACGCGTTCGGCTCGGAGCGCTCCACGAGGGGATCGCGGCCGCCGAGAGCGACGGCGGTACCGTCGTCTTCGCGGCCGAACCGTGGAAACACGTCCATCCGGCGTTCGGATCGTGGATCGACGCCATCGTCAGTGCGGCCGTCGTGACCGGCTTGGTCGCCTCACATGGACTTTCGAATCTTCGAGCGCCGGTACAGGAACGTCCGTATCGGAAGGTGAGCCTCGACTGTCCGGACGACAGCAAAGAGCGAGCGATGTCGAGACTGGAGTCGCTGCTTCCGGAGGCGTTCCCCGACGCCGAGGTGAACACCGAGTACGGGGTTCGGCTCACCCTTCCGGACGCCTCGTGGACGCTCGTCCGCCCGAGTGGCACCGAGCCGTACGTCCGTATCTACGCCGAAAGCGACGACGTGGACGCGCTCGTCGAAGCGGTCTCCGCGCAGGTCGAGCGCGCGGTCGAGGACGCGTCGTAG
- a CDS encoding RAD55 family ATPase, whose translation MSERLRTGIAALDRQLEGGIPSGSIVALTAAPASQAELFLYELTAARGTLYLTLDRTSDAVANSLKNAPTRTGDATVRDVTGDAPLDNASKLVVALPESSNLVIDPVDVLERHEPARYRNFLNELQNHIYNTGGLAVLHCLDGRDVPSLRDTTEHMADVIFQLETTVKGDRVENRLAVPKFRGGRALSDVIKLDLAAAIDIDTSRDIA comes from the coding sequence ATGAGCGAACGGCTCCGGACAGGGATCGCCGCGCTCGATAGACAGCTCGAAGGCGGGATCCCGTCCGGAAGCATCGTCGCCCTGACCGCCGCGCCGGCCAGTCAGGCCGAACTGTTCCTCTACGAACTGACGGCGGCGCGCGGCACGCTGTATCTAACGCTGGACAGAACGAGCGATGCGGTCGCGAACAGCCTCAAAAACGCCCCGACGAGGACCGGCGACGCGACCGTTCGGGACGTGACTGGCGACGCTCCGCTCGACAACGCGTCGAAGCTCGTCGTGGCCCTCCCCGAGTCGTCGAACCTCGTCATCGATCCGGTGGACGTGCTCGAACGGCACGAACCGGCCCGCTATCGGAACTTCCTCAACGAACTCCAAAATCACATCTACAACACCGGCGGTCTCGCCGTGCTCCACTGTCTCGACGGCCGGGACGTGCCGTCGCTTCGCGATACGACCGAGCATATGGCCGACGTCATCTTCCAGTTGGAGACGACAGTCAAGGGTGACCGCGTCGAGAACCGCCTTGCGGTCCCCAAGTTCCGCGGTGGCCGGGCGCTCTCGGACGTCATCAAACTCGATCTCGCCGCGGCGATCGACATCGACACCAGCCGCGACATCGCGTGA
- the pyrB gene encoding aspartate carbamoyltransferase yields MRHDHLISAKQLSRGDIEAVLDRAAEIDADPGAVAGTHADTLLGLLFFEPSTRTKMSFDTAMKRLGGRTIDMGSVESSSVKKGESLADTVRVIEGYADAIVLRHPSEGSAKLASEFVDIPVVNAGDGAGQHPSQTLLDLYTIRQNAGLDDLTIGIMGDLKYGRTVHSLAHALTNFDASQHFISPESLRLPRGVRYDLHEAGAKVREHTELDAVLGTLDVLYVTRIQRERFPDENEYRQVAGEYRIDAELLEAASDDLTVMHPLPRVDEIAPDVDGTDYATYFEQAHNGVPVRMALLHEIL; encoded by the coding sequence ATGCGCCACGACCACCTGATAAGTGCGAAACAGCTGTCACGTGGCGACATCGAGGCCGTGTTGGACCGTGCCGCCGAGATCGACGCCGATCCCGGTGCCGTCGCCGGAACGCACGCCGACACGCTGTTGGGGTTGCTCTTTTTCGAGCCGAGCACCCGAACCAAGATGTCGTTCGACACCGCGATGAAGCGACTCGGCGGCCGAACGATCGATATGGGGAGCGTCGAGTCCTCCTCGGTGAAAAAAGGCGAGAGCCTCGCCGACACCGTCCGCGTCATCGAGGGATACGCCGACGCGATCGTGCTCAGACATCCCTCGGAGGGCTCGGCCAAACTGGCGAGCGAGTTCGTCGATATCCCGGTCGTCAACGCGGGCGACGGCGCCGGACAGCACCCCTCGCAGACGCTGTTGGATCTGTACACGATCCGGCAGAACGCCGGCCTCGACGATCTGACGATCGGCATCATGGGTGATCTGAAATACGGACGCACCGTCCACTCGCTCGCCCACGCGCTGACGAACTTCGACGCCAGCCAGCACTTCATCAGCCCCGAGAGCCTCCGTCTGCCGCGAGGTGTGCGCTACGACCTCCACGAGGCGGGCGCGAAGGTCCGCGAACACACGGAGCTCGACGCCGTCCTCGGAACGCTCGACGTGCTGTACGTGACTCGAATCCAGCGCGAGCGCTTCCCCGACGAGAACGAGTACCGCCAGGTCGCCGGCGAGTACCGGATCGACGCCGAACTTCTCGAGGCGGCGAGCGATGATCTGACGGTCATGCACCCGCTTCCGCGGGTCGACGAGATCGCACCGGATGTCGACGGCACCGACTACGCAACGTACTTCGAACAGGCACACAACGGCGTCCCCGTTCGAATGGCGCTTTTGCACGAGATCCTATGA
- the pyrI gene encoding aspartate carbamoyltransferase regulatory subunit, giving the protein MIDTELRVSKIEDGTVIDHITGGQALNVLAIIGIDGSSGEEVSIGMNVPSDRLGRKDIVKVEGRELSQNEVDVLSLIAPAATINIVRDFEVVEKHRVTRPETVVGVLSCPNANCISTADEPIESRFDVLDEGVRCTYCETIIRDSIASHISAA; this is encoded by the coding sequence ATGATCGACACCGAACTCCGCGTTTCCAAGATCGAAGACGGAACAGTCATCGACCACATCACGGGCGGTCAGGCGCTCAACGTCCTCGCGATCATCGGGATCGACGGGAGCTCCGGCGAGGAGGTGAGCATCGGGATGAACGTCCCCTCGGACCGACTCGGCCGCAAGGACATCGTGAAGGTCGAGGGGCGCGAGCTGAGCCAAAACGAGGTCGACGTGCTGTCGCTCATCGCGCCGGCCGCGACGATCAACATCGTTCGCGATTTCGAGGTCGTCGAGAAACACCGCGTGACGCGCCCCGAAACCGTCGTCGGCGTGCTGTCGTGTCCCAACGCCAACTGCATCTCGACGGCGGATGAACCGATCGAGTCCCGCTTCGATGTCCTCGATGAAGGGGTTCGCTGTACGTACTGCGAGACGATTATCCGCGACTCGATCGCCTCGCACATTAGCGCGGCGTAG
- a CDS encoding NUDIX hydrolase, whose amino-acid sequence MTSVDGLWFLADEAAQRAEQAYHRTTDSYGETYLERTYEKYVSRDRFRTLANRIRHSGTPYGAHTLVHRENGELLLVRHEGVDLWVLPGGGVDGSESLRETAKRELEEEAGIEAAYRGLAMLNRVEISCQGCTTWGVLPIFRAVAETTTTVVADPDEEISAARWFDPGQLPEDTRDREDLIAAARAVA is encoded by the coding sequence ATGACCTCCGTCGACGGGCTGTGGTTTCTGGCCGACGAGGCCGCACAGCGCGCCGAACAGGCGTACCACCGAACCACCGACAGTTACGGAGAAACGTACCTCGAGCGAACCTACGAGAAGTACGTCTCCCGCGATCGGTTTCGGACGCTCGCGAACCGCATCCGCCACAGCGGAACTCCCTACGGTGCGCACACCCTCGTCCACCGCGAGAATGGCGAGTTGCTCTTGGTTCGTCACGAGGGCGTCGATCTGTGGGTGCTACCTGGCGGCGGCGTCGACGGCTCGGAGTCGCTGCGCGAGACGGCCAAGCGCGAACTCGAAGAGGAGGCCGGAATCGAAGCGGCCTACCGCGGGCTGGCGATGTTGAACCGCGTCGAGATCAGCTGTCAGGGCTGCACCACCTGGGGCGTCCTCCCGATCTTTCGGGCGGTCGCGGAGACGACGACGACCGTTGTCGCCGATCCCGACGAGGAGATTAGCGCCGCACGATGGTTCGATCCCGGACAGCTACCCGAGGATACCCGTGATCGAGAGGATCTCATCGCCGCCGCCCGCGCTGTGGCCTGA
- a CDS encoding DUF1918 domain-containing protein — protein MAFEKGDRVVFHDKHSDYDGETGEVTQVSETMFGDNTYIVSFEEGQEAGIAEESLEAGEDEATDDDNDE, from the coding sequence ATGGCATTCGAGAAGGGCGACCGCGTGGTGTTCCACGACAAGCACAGCGACTACGACGGCGAAACCGGCGAGGTCACGCAGGTCTCGGAGACGATGTTCGGCGACAACACCTACATCGTTTCCTTCGAGGAGGGACAGGAAGCCGGAATCGCGGAGGAGTCGCTGGAGGCTGGCGAGGACGAGGCGACCGACGACGACAACGACGAGTGA
- a CDS encoding RNA-binding protein, translating into MSAVPFHYVDLRTFCYSTEDEKRVEAALRTFLPEDTEIDREVTEGHSGDRILVLSVRLERADDVRHVLATLTELGDFDRLLDELEDRIDDNCAFYIGLDKQVAYKGTVELGDGLMIRGKVEAYPAKKERAIETATKALEELAARADGE; encoded by the coding sequence ATGAGCGCCGTCCCGTTCCACTACGTCGATCTCCGAACGTTCTGCTATTCGACGGAGGACGAAAAGCGGGTCGAGGCGGCGCTTCGAACCTTTTTGCCCGAGGACACCGAGATCGATCGCGAGGTCACGGAAGGCCACTCCGGCGACCGGATCCTCGTGTTGTCCGTGCGGCTCGAACGCGCCGACGATGTCAGACACGTGCTCGCGACGCTGACCGAACTCGGCGATTTCGACCGACTGCTCGACGAACTCGAGGACCGGATCGACGACAACTGCGCGTTCTACATCGGCCTCGACAAGCAGGTCGCGTACAAAGGCACGGTCGAACTCGGAGACGGGCTCATGATCCGCGGGAAGGTCGAAGCCTATCCCGCCAAGAAGGAACGAGCGATCGAGACCGCCACCAAGGCGCTCGAAGAACTCGCGGCACGGGCCGACGGCGAGTAG
- the sod gene encoding superoxide dismutase, whose product MPEHSNPELPPLPYDYDALEPSISEQVVTWHHDTHHQGYVNGLQSAEETLAENREAGDFGSSGSAIRSVTHNGSGHYLHTLFWENMDANGGGEPSGDLADRIEEDFGSYEGWKGEFEAAGGAASGWALLVYDPVADQLRNLVVDKHDQGALWGSHPILALDVWEHSYYYDYGPDRGSFIDAFFDVVDWDNVAEQYENAIQQ is encoded by the coding sequence ATGCCCGAACATTCCAATCCCGAACTGCCGCCGCTCCCGTACGACTACGACGCCCTCGAGCCGTCTATCTCCGAGCAGGTCGTGACATGGCACCACGACACCCACCATCAGGGCTACGTCAACGGTCTGCAGTCCGCCGAGGAGACGCTCGCGGAGAACCGCGAGGCCGGCGACTTCGGCAGCTCTGGATCCGCTATCCGAAGCGTCACCCACAACGGCAGCGGACACTATCTCCACACGCTGTTTTGGGAGAACATGGACGCCAACGGCGGTGGCGAGCCGTCCGGCGATCTCGCCGACCGAATCGAGGAGGACTTCGGCTCCTACGAGGGCTGGAAGGGCGAATTCGAAGCCGCCGGAGGTGCCGCAAGTGGCTGGGCGTTGCTCGTCTACGACCCGGTCGCCGACCAACTGCGCAACCTCGTCGTCGACAAGCACGACCAGGGCGCGCTGTGGGGAAGTCACCCGATCCTCGCACTCGACGTGTGGGAGCACTCCTACTACTACGACTACGGTCCGGACCGCGGCAGTTTCATCGACGCGTTCTTCGACGTCGTCGATTGGGACAACGTCGCCGAGCAGTACGAGAACGCGATCCAGCAGTAG
- a CDS encoding cryptochrome/photolyase family protein yields the protein MRLHWHRRDLRLADNRGLADAPERPIGLFVFDDDVLTHAGTPRVAFMLDALEALREAYRARGSELLVRRGDPAAVVPETAVGYDAEIVSWNRDYSGLARERDDRVREALDTTDTTPQQFHDAICHEPGSITTNAGDPYSVYTYFWKKWRDREKDDPRSVPTLAETAREDEPVPSLSALGFDEPDADVPAAGPDAARRLLDSFLESEVCRYEEARDYPAQECTSRLSPHLKFGTIGIREVDARVRELLDETAGERRESVESFRSQLAWREFYAHVLYFNPEVVAANYKTYPNPIEWENDETLLGAWKRGETGYPIVDAGMRQLREEAFMHNRVRMIVASFLTKDLLIDWRRGYAHFREFLVDHDTANDNGGWQWAASTGTDAQPYFRIFNPMTQGERYDPDAEYIKTYVPELGDTDPAVIHTWHERTPIERANAAPDYPEPIVEHSERRERALEMFERARDGDGE from the coding sequence ATGCGACTCCACTGGCATCGGCGAGACCTCCGACTCGCCGACAACCGCGGCCTGGCGGACGCGCCGGAGCGGCCGATCGGGCTCTTCGTGTTCGATGACGACGTTCTAACGCACGCTGGTACACCGCGCGTCGCGTTCATGCTCGACGCGCTGGAAGCACTTCGGGAAGCGTACCGAGCGCGCGGGTCCGAACTGCTCGTCCGCCGCGGCGATCCGGCCGCGGTCGTCCCCGAGACGGCCGTCGGGTACGACGCCGAGATCGTCTCGTGGAACCGCGATTACTCCGGGTTGGCACGCGAGCGCGACGACCGTGTCCGTGAGGCGCTCGACACTACCGACACCACGCCGCAGCAGTTTCACGACGCCATCTGTCACGAACCCGGCTCGATCACGACCAACGCGGGCGATCCCTACTCGGTGTACACCTACTTCTGGAAGAAGTGGCGCGATCGGGAGAAGGACGACCCGCGATCGGTCCCAACGCTCGCCGAAACCGCCCGAGAGGACGAACCGGTGCCATCGCTTTCGGCGCTGGGGTTCGACGAACCGGACGCCGACGTTCCGGCGGCGGGACCCGACGCGGCGAGGAGGCTCCTCGATTCGTTTCTCGAATCGGAGGTCTGCCGGTACGAGGAAGCGCGGGATTACCCCGCACAAGAGTGTACGTCCCGACTCTCGCCACATCTGAAGTTCGGGACGATCGGGATCCGCGAGGTCGACGCGCGGGTCAGAGAGCTGCTCGACGAGACGGCGGGCGAGCGGCGCGAATCGGTCGAGTCGTTCCGTTCACAGCTCGCGTGGCGAGAGTTCTACGCTCACGTGCTGTACTTCAACCCCGAAGTCGTCGCGGCGAACTACAAGACGTATCCGAACCCGATCGAGTGGGAGAACGACGAGACGCTCTTGGGGGCGTGGAAACGCGGCGAGACGGGATATCCGATCGTCGACGCCGGGATGCGACAGCTCCGCGAGGAGGCGTTCATGCACAACCGCGTTCGGATGATCGTCGCCTCCTTCCTGACCAAAGACCTGTTGATCGACTGGCGGCGCGGCTACGCGCACTTTCGCGAGTTTCTCGTCGATCACGACACCGCTAACGACAATGGCGGCTGGCAGTGGGCTGCCTCGACTGGGACCGACGCACAGCCGTACTTTCGGATCTTCAACCCGATGACGCAGGGTGAGCGCTACGATCCCGACGCCGAGTATATAAAGACATACGTGCCCGAACTCGGCGACACCGACCCGGCCGTGATTCACACGTGGCACGAGCGGACGCCGATAGAGCGAGCTAACGCCGCGCCGGACTACCCGGAACCGATCGTCGAGCACAGCGAGCGCCGCGAGCGGGCGCTCGAGATGTTCGAACGGGCGCGCGACGGCGATGGCGAGTGA
- a CDS encoding DUF5815 family protein — protein MPTPRVPGTDDDDVLELPCGETVRAVDIDMGLRELDCACGDRHAVVVDAHPVSRFVPESIVEVFAETIETADEFPEFGTPHVMGMVLEEFPEEVSIADVSDDGRVGYALVWVTEFASRRLHEIVVELLVELMEHAASHGDEATATEFERQMTEFDIGAFVDQYRREREFESEFDAPV, from the coding sequence ATGCCAACGCCGCGCGTCCCTGGTACCGATGACGACGACGTGCTCGAACTCCCCTGTGGCGAGACGGTTCGCGCGGTCGACATCGACATGGGGCTCAGGGAACTCGACTGTGCGTGCGGCGACCGTCATGCGGTCGTCGTCGACGCGCATCCTGTCTCGCGGTTCGTCCCCGAGTCGATCGTCGAGGTGTTCGCCGAGACCATCGAGACCGCCGACGAGTTCCCCGAGTTCGGCACGCCGCACGTCATGGGAATGGTCCTCGAGGAGTTCCCCGAGGAGGTGTCGATCGCCGACGTCTCCGACGACGGTCGGGTGGGATACGCGCTCGTGTGGGTCACCGAGTTCGCTTCGCGGCGGCTCCACGAGATCGTCGTCGAACTGCTCGTCGAGTTGATGGAACACGCCGCGAGCCACGGGGACGAGGCGACCGCCACGGAGTTCGAGCGCCAGATGACGGAGTTCGACATCGGCGCGTTCGTCGACCAGTATCGCCGCGAGCGGGAGTTCGAATCGGAGTTCGACGCGCCGGTCTGA
- a CDS encoding DUF7124 domain-containing protein, which yields MDGGGSSDMTLAFELEALKKLANPEPVFSDARSWSEYVGVISEKPTYVVTNFTRKNRIRQDFFSGPRGREESLENVKSQFQTERHVFVGLTDEDEALAESVDWEFLPLETAADAAGWELAEDDDEEEPEIERRDDWP from the coding sequence GGAAGCGCTCAAAAAGCTCGCGAACCCCGAACCGGTGTTTTCGGACGCCCGTTCGTGGAGCGAGTACGTCGGTGTGATCTCCGAGAAGCCGACCTACGTGGTGACGAATTTTACCCGAAAAAACCGGATCAGACAGGACTTCTTCTCCGGACCGCGCGGACGCGAGGAGAGCCTCGAGAACGTCAAAAGCCAGTTCCAGACGGAGCGACACGTCTTCGTCGGACTCACAGACGAGGACGAAGCGCTCGCCGAATCCGTCGACTGGGAGTTTCTCCCGCTCGAAACGGCGGCGGATGCGGCCGGCTGGGAGCTGGCCGAGGACGACGACGAAGAAGAGCCGGAGATAGAGCGCCGCGACGACTGGCCCTGA